A genomic stretch from Planctomycetaceae bacterium includes:
- a CDS encoding EF-hand domain-containing protein has translation MANSLMEKLDTNSDGSLNADEISNAEGDLAEKITGADSDEDGSVSLEELIADITKFEGGMRPNMPPPPPSEDDAEDMATNIIDELDTNKDGVLSLDEIMAGGEKAEKILDADSNGDGQVTEDELVEDITKMQQQMETENKISSLTDLALNTYASATNILESDDSLLSLAA, from the coding sequence ATGGCAAATTCCCTCATGGAAAAACTTGATACCAACAGCGATGGCTCTCTGAATGCCGATGAAATCAGCAATGCAGAAGGTGATCTCGCCGAGAAAATCACAGGCGCAGATTCAGACGAAGACGGCAGTGTTTCATTGGAAGAGCTAATCGCGGACATCACGAAGTTTGAGGGAGGCATGAGGCCTAACATGCCGCCGCCACCGCCGTCAGAAGACGACGCCGAAGATATGGCAACCAATATCATCGATGAATTAGACACCAATAAAGACGGTGTTTTGAGCCTTGATGAGATTATGGCCGGCGGAGAGAAAGCCGAGAAAATTCTCGATGCTGACTCTAACGGGGATGGTCAGGTGACCGAGGATGAACTCGTCGAGGACATCACAAAGATGCAGCAGCAGATGGAGACTGAAAATAAAATTAGCAGTCTCACAGATTTAGCGTTGAACACGTATGCATCAGCTACAAACATCCTCGAATCTGACGATTCCTTGCTTAGTTTAGCTGCTTAG
- a CDS encoding NAD(P)H-dependent oxidoreductase, producing MKNLLYIKASPREQRSHSHSIAREFLTAYQQTNPEDKIIVNDLFDIPLPEFDNFAAESKYAIIHGKEKTPEQVKKWSQIEKIIAQFKSADKYLISTPMWNFSIPYKLKHYLDIILQPGYTFSAANGVYKGLAGGKPMCVIYARGGSFDESSPIDFQKKYLDFILGFIGFTDIKSIICQPTLQDEQTVNKAQDKAIADAQSIAKTF from the coding sequence ATGAAAAATCTTCTTTACATAAAAGCGTCGCCAAGAGAACAACGAAGTCATTCGCACAGTATCGCAAGGGAATTTTTGACTGCATATCAGCAGACAAACCCAGAAGATAAAATCATAGTCAACGATCTGTTCGATATCCCGCTGCCTGAATTTGACAATTTCGCAGCGGAATCTAAATACGCAATCATACACGGCAAGGAAAAAACTCCTGAACAGGTGAAAAAATGGTCGCAGATTGAAAAAATCATTGCGCAATTCAAATCCGCTGACAAATATCTAATCTCAACGCCGATGTGGAACTTCAGCATCCCTTATAAACTCAAGCACTACCTCGATATCATACTCCAGCCGGGCTATACATTCAGCGCAGCGAACGGCGTTTATAAAGGACTTGCAGGCGGTAAGCCTATGTGCGTTATTTATGCCCGCGGAGGCAGTTTCGATGAAAGTTCGCCAATCGACTTTCAGAAAAAATATCTCGATTTCATTCTTGGCTTCATTGGTTTTACGGACATAAAATCAATTATCTGCCAGCCGACACTTCAGGATGAACAAACCGTCAACAAGGCACAAGATAAAGCCATAGCTGACGCGCAATCCATCGCAAAAACATTCTAA
- a CDS encoding HNH endonuclease, with protein sequence MSIFEPQSGLTCSVLVLNKHYMPLRIINVKRALCMLCRDLAEVISYEQGQYYNYDFESWRDISQMKLTFEPTQHDWITSVNFHIAVPRIVRLLFYDRLPRNDVKFNRRNIFARDNNHCQYCGKKFPTSELSLDHVVPKSCGGAANWENLVCACTKCNAKKGGRTPKEANMKLTKLPVKPKRNPTVHLHLSHERYHSWKQFLDHAYWSVELT encoded by the coding sequence ATGTCTATTTTCGAACCACAATCTGGTTTGACGTGCAGTGTGCTTGTGCTGAACAAACACTATATGCCGCTGCGCATCATAAACGTCAAAAGAGCCTTGTGCATGCTGTGCCGAGACCTCGCTGAAGTTATCTCCTATGAACAAGGTCAATATTACAACTACGATTTTGAGAGCTGGCGCGATATCAGCCAGATGAAACTCACCTTTGAACCCACACAACACGACTGGATAACCTCTGTCAATTTCCATATCGCGGTGCCGAGAATCGTCCGGCTGCTGTTTTATGACAGATTACCGAGAAATGATGTAAAGTTTAATCGACGCAACATCTTTGCCCGCGACAACAACCACTGTCAATACTGCGGTAAAAAATTCCCAACCTCTGAATTGTCTCTCGACCATGTTGTACCTAAAAGCTGCGGCGGAGCTGCAAACTGGGAGAATCTCGTTTGCGCCTGCACCAAATGCAACGCTAAAAAAGGCGGCAGAACACCAAAAGAAGCCAATATGAAGCTTACAAAACTGCCGGTAAAACCAAAACGCAATCCGACTGTGCATCTGCACCTTTCGCACGAAAGATACCATAGCTGGAAACAATTCCTCGACCACGCATACTGGTCTGTTGAGTTGACGTAA
- a CDS encoding LacI family transcriptional regulator produces MASGAASLRDVAQAANVSVPTASRILRRVDIARFSEDTCSRVWAAAEKLRYRPNMLVKGLQTGLTHTIGAMVPPFDSYWSSVLYGIHDTLISVDFVPINLWVRHGDNFASSGPVDDLEQIHRLIDRRIDGVIMWPPITPDFYEHNEELASRNVPVVTIDHELPVKYGADSVTTNEEHGAELVAKHLLDLGHRNIAHFGDIGIDTYSWAQRRRRFFEKRIDTVQGASCFAVEKPKNADGIEIAKKILTANPRPTAVYAASDTLARYVYLAAAELKLRIPEHLSVVGFADLDFAAYMMPALTSVKQNGYEIGRKAAKLLTDRIMGKYTQNAIQNIVMNCELVIRGSTAPVKVV; encoded by the coding sequence ATGGCATCTGGTGCAGCAAGTTTGAGGGATGTCGCGCAGGCGGCAAACGTGTCCGTTCCAACGGCTTCGCGTATTCTTCGCAGGGTAGATATTGCGAGATTTTCTGAAGATACGTGCAGCAGGGTATGGGCAGCTGCGGAAAAACTCCGTTATCGTCCAAATATGCTGGTCAAAGGGCTTCAAACAGGCCTGACGCATACGATAGGTGCAATGGTTCCTCCTTTTGATTCTTACTGGTCGTCGGTTTTATACGGTATTCACGACACGTTGATTTCAGTTGATTTCGTTCCGATTAATCTTTGGGTTCGCCACGGCGATAATTTTGCCAGCAGCGGGCCGGTGGATGATTTGGAACAGATTCACAGGCTTATAGACAGGCGTATTGACGGCGTGATAATGTGGCCGCCGATAACGCCGGATTTTTACGAACACAATGAAGAGCTGGCGTCAAGAAATGTTCCTGTTGTTACAATCGACCATGAGCTTCCGGTAAAATATGGTGCGGATTCAGTTACGACAAATGAAGAGCATGGCGCTGAACTTGTGGCGAAACATTTATTGGATTTGGGGCATCGTAACATAGCGCACTTTGGCGATATTGGTATTGATACGTACAGTTGGGCGCAACGACGCAGAAGATTTTTTGAAAAGCGAATTGATACGGTACAGGGGGCTTCGTGTTTTGCTGTCGAGAAACCGAAGAACGCTGACGGCATTGAAATCGCGAAGAAAATATTGACAGCTAATCCGCGTCCGACAGCCGTTTATGCCGCCAGCGATACGCTTGCCCGATATGTATATCTTGCCGCGGCGGAACTTAAATTGAGAATTCCGGAACATTTGTCTGTTGTTGGGTTTGCCGATTTGGATTTCGCGGCGTATATGATGCCGGCACTGACATCTGTAAAACAAAATGGGTATGAAATTGGTCGTAAAGCGGCCAAACTTTTAACCGACCGTATCATGGGAAAATATACACAAAACGCTATTCAAAACATTGTGATGAATTGTGAACTGGTTATTCGCGGTTCCACTGCACCGGTTAAAGTTGTTTAG